Proteins found in one Zea mays cultivar B73 chromosome 1, Zm-B73-REFERENCE-NAM-5.0, whole genome shotgun sequence genomic segment:
- the LOC103640538 gene encoding TNF receptor-associated factor homolog 1a has product MAGALAEDNAGDGRSSSTEEMSSDDQIHSENPLSEWRSSQQVENRVPPTLRIYLGNDDDDDFSYGPRPSELYGKFTWRIDYFSQINRSELRSTSFDVGAYKWYILIYPRGCGVCDHLSLFLCADHNKLLPGWSHFAQFTIALINKDPKKSKYSDTLHRFWKKEHDWGWKKFMELSELHDGFIVQDALTIKAQVQVIREKIDRPFRCLDGQYRRELIRVYLSTVEQIYRRFIDEKRRMFSRLIEDKLGWSSFSGFWLAMDPSVRRHMTREKTETILKVVVKQFFIEKEVTSTLVFDSLYSGLKALEYQSNNKKGIPKITEADARSTPMVLIDQDMFVLADDALLLFERAALDTQSHQPLPKKDDKGSPNRTKDDTSSDEFDKDSIERDDRWLEELGCKTLELFAVTHIFSRAEAAYQEAMALQLQEELIREEASERAGTELKPKRRAADKKRRGKNM; this is encoded by the exons ATGGCTGGCGCTTTGGCTGAGGACAATGCTGGGGATGGTAGATCCTCATCAACTGAAGAGATGTCAAGTGATGACCAGATTCATTCCGAGAATCCTCTATCTGAGTGGAGGTCCAGTCAGCAAGTTGAGAACAGAGTACCGCCCACCTTACGGATTTACTTGggcaatgatgatgatgatgattttagtTATG GACCTAGGCCTTCTGAACTTTATGGAAAGTTTACATGGAGAATTGATTATTTCTCCCAAATCAACAGGAGTGAGCTAAGGAGCACTTCATTTGATGTCGGCGCATATAAGTG GTATATATTAATATACCCGCGAGGATGTGGTGTCTGCGATCACCTCTCTCTCTTTCTTTGTGCTGACCATAATAAGCTACTCCCAG GATGGAGTCACTTTGCGCAATTTACAATAGCTCTTATTAATAAAGACCCTAAGAAATCTAAGTATTCTG ATACACTGCATCGGTTTTGGAAGAAAGAGCATGATTGGGGGTGGAAAAAGTTTATGGAGCTGTCAGAATTACACGATGGCTTTATTGTTCAGGATGCTCTTACCATCAAAGCCCAAGTTCAAGTCATTAG GGAGAAGATAGACCGTCCATTTCGTTGCCTTGATGGCCAGTACCGAAGGGAACTAATTAGGGTGTATCTATCAACTGTGGAACAAATTTATCGGCGTTTTATTGATGAAAAAAGAAGGATGTTCAGCAGGCTGATTGAGGATAAACTCGGGTGGTCCAG TTTCAGTGGATTCTGGCTAGCAATGGATCCAAGTGTGCGTCGGCACATGACACGGGAAAAGACTGAAACTATATTGAAAGTTGTAGTGAAACAGTTCTTTATAGAGAAAGAAGTTACATCAACCTTGGTATTTGACTCGCTATATAGCGGACTTAAGGCACTTGAATACCAGAGCAACAACAAAAAGGGGATACCTAAAATAACAGAGGCAGATGCTCGGAGCACTCCAATGGTGCTTATTGATCAAGACATGTTTGTTTTGGCTGATGATGCGCTACTGTTGTTTGAAAGAGCTGCATTGGACACACAATCACACCAACCATTGCCCAAAAAAGATGATAAAGGATCACCGAACCGTACAAAG GATGACACCTCAAGTGACGAGTTTGACAAAGATTCTATTGAGCGTGATGATAGATGGCTTGAAGAGCTAGGCTGCAAGACACTGGAACTTTTTGCCGTAACTCATATATTCAG CCGAGCAGAAGCGGCGTACCAAGAAGCGATGGCTTTGCAGCTCCAAGAGGAACTCATTCGTGAAGAAGCATCCGAGCGAGCTGGAACTGAACTTAAGCCAAAGCGTCGTGCTGCTGATAAGAAAAGGCGTGGCAAGAACATGTGA